AATTTTTTCATAACTGATTTTTTTAATATTTTTAATGATTGCATTAATCATTCCAATTTTTTAAAGTAAAACCTCCTGAATAATGTCGAACCGAATTTCATCCTTTCCGCCGGTTGTTTCTAAAAAATCTAAAATTCTTATTTTAGGCTCGGTTCCCGGCGTTAAATCCCTGGAAATGCAGCAATATTACGCGCATCCGCAAAACCAGTTCTGGAGAATTATTTTTGAACTTCTAGGAAAGGATTTCAGTGGTGATTATGAGACAAGAATTGAAACCATCAGAAAAAACAATATTGCTTTGTGGGACGTCATCGATACCTGCGAACGCGAGGGAAGCCTCGACACGAAGATCCGAAACGAGGAACATAATGATATTACGAAAATGCTAAATAACCATCCTTCAATCAACGTGATTTTCTGTAATGGTCAGAAATCATTTAAGAATTTAAAGAAAATTTTAGGCAAAGAATCAGAAATTCCTGTATTTGTTTTACCTTCAACAAGTCCGCTTCATACGATTTCGTTCGATAAAAAACTAAAAGAATGGGAAATTATAAAAACATTTTTATGAAGAAACTTAATTTGGTGGCCTTTAGTTTTGTGTTTGTATTGAGTTCTGCACAGACTTATTCTTTTGATACGGTTACCAGATACGTACTTAATAACGCAAAGAAAAAGGGTATTAAAGAATCGGTGAACTATTTTAATTCCGATAATTTTAATTATTTCCTGAAGGTTACAAGAGTTCCGGAATATCTTAGTGCCACACTCTTTGATTCCAAAACTGATCTGGCACATCGTTTTACAGTAAAAGAAAGTAAATCAAAGGGAAACATTTTTTTCGCTTTTGAATATGATTA
The window above is part of the Kaistella faecalis genome. Proteins encoded here:
- a CDS encoding DNA-deoxyinosine glycosylase, whose amino-acid sequence is MSNRISSFPPVVSKKSKILILGSVPGVKSLEMQQYYAHPQNQFWRIIFELLGKDFSGDYETRIETIRKNNIALWDVIDTCEREGSLDTKIRNEEHNDITKMLNNHPSINVIFCNGQKSFKNLKKILGKESEIPVFVLPSTSPLHTISFDKKLKEWEIIKTFL